A single Bacillus sp. OxB-1 DNA region contains:
- a CDS encoding type II secretion system F family protein, whose product MARYRYEGRDYRSIRKGVIVAADKREATEKLKKQGIRVTNLTEQAETTLTKEIHIGKPVKRAQFIMFLRQFSTLLRAGVTIVDAIRILSVQVESKPFRKILVAVGDDLRAGGSLSDAFAKHPKAFEPLVVNMVRAGEISGTIDDSLDRLAIHFEKAYQTRQKVMSALSYPIVVGIVAIGVVIFLLTTIVPMFVDMFDSIGGELPWLTQFVMKASEFAVHYWYLFVLLVIAVVVGVILLRNNKEGKLLLDTFLLRLPIFGDIMKKSVLATMTRTLSSLFSSSVPILQALSMAEKVVENEVVSRVIAKSRESLERGGSLTEPMDGHWAFPPLIPHMIAIGEQTGSLDSMLAKVADFYEKEVDAATDRLKALIEPMMIVLLAGLVGTIVLAILMPMFGMFENVDSL is encoded by the coding sequence ATGGCCCGATATCGTTATGAGGGAAGGGACTACCGATCGATCCGCAAGGGTGTTATCGTGGCAGCCGATAAGAGGGAAGCGACGGAAAAACTGAAAAAGCAGGGTATCCGTGTCACCAACCTGACGGAACAGGCAGAGACGACATTGACAAAGGAAATCCATATCGGCAAACCGGTGAAACGGGCGCAATTTATCATGTTCCTGCGCCAATTCTCGACGCTGTTACGCGCAGGTGTGACCATTGTGGATGCCATCCGGATCTTGTCCGTACAGGTCGAATCGAAGCCGTTCCGAAAAATTCTCGTGGCGGTCGGGGACGACTTGCGTGCGGGTGGTTCACTGTCCGATGCGTTCGCCAAGCATCCAAAGGCGTTCGAGCCATTAGTCGTCAACATGGTCCGCGCAGGCGAGATATCGGGGACGATCGATGACTCGCTGGATCGGCTCGCAATCCATTTTGAAAAGGCCTATCAGACGAGACAGAAAGTCATGTCGGCACTGTCTTATCCAATTGTTGTCGGAATCGTTGCGATAGGAGTTGTTATCTTCCTATTGACTACCATTGTACCGATGTTCGTTGATATGTTTGATAGTATCGGCGGGGAGTTGCCGTGGTTGACACAATTTGTCATGAAGGCAAGTGAGTTTGCGGTTCATTATTGGTATCTGTTCGTCCTGTTGGTCATCGCTGTTGTGGTCGGTGTCATCCTTTTACGCAACAACAAAGAAGGTAAACTACTGCTTGACACATTTTTGTTGCGGCTGCCGATTTTTGGAGACATCATGAAGAAATCGGTGCTTGCAACGATGACAAGGACATTGAGCTCATTGTTTTCCAGCTCAGTCCCGATTTTGCAGGCGCTTTCCATGGCGGAAAAGGTCGTGGAGAATGAAGTTGTTTCACGGGTCATCGCGAAGTCAAGGGAGTCGTTAGAACGTGGTGGTTCGTTGACAGAGCCGATGGATGGTCATTGGGCGTTTCCGCCGTTAATTCCCCATATGATTGCCATCGGGGAACAAACTGGTTCTTTGGACTCCATGTTGGCAAAAGTGGCGGATTTCTACGAGAAGGAAGTCGACGCCGCGACAGATAGATTGAAGGCGTTGATTGAGCCAATGATGATCGTTCTGCTGGCAGGACTCGTCGGGACTATTGTCCTCGCAATTTTAATGCCGATGTTCGGTATGTTTGAAAACGTCGATTCCCTGTAA
- a CDS encoding type IV pilus twitching motility protein PilT: MKQVIDNLLTAAFKAKASDIHLTVGVPPIFRVHGDLKRYGENPVDENFTESVAQLTVPGKLYSQFKEHGQIDYSYEVAGAARFRVNAFQQRGNVSLAFRTIPTQIPTIEDLQMPPTLKNLAETRQGLILVTGPTGSGKSTTLAAMIRYINESMRRHIITLEDPIEYVHQHGASIIDQREVGFDTDSFAAGLRAALRQDPDVILVGEMRDLETISTAITAAETGHLVFATLHTWSAASTIDRIIDVFPPGQQAQIRVQLAGVLTAVISQRLFSTADRQGRRAATEIMIKNPAIANLIRTEKVHQIPNVIQTNRGAGMHMMAMSVKNFLDQGIITYENARPYIEGEE, encoded by the coding sequence ATGAAGCAAGTGATCGACAACTTATTGACAGCGGCGTTCAAGGCGAAGGCGTCCGATATTCATCTGACCGTCGGCGTGCCACCGATATTCCGGGTGCATGGTGATTTGAAACGGTACGGAGAAAATCCGGTAGATGAAAATTTCACAGAGTCCGTTGCCCAATTGACCGTACCTGGAAAATTATATAGTCAGTTCAAGGAGCATGGCCAAATCGACTATTCGTATGAAGTGGCAGGCGCTGCGCGGTTCCGGGTGAACGCATTCCAACAGCGGGGCAATGTCTCCCTTGCGTTCCGTACGATTCCTACGCAAATTCCGACCATCGAGGATCTGCAGATGCCGCCGACGTTAAAAAACTTGGCCGAAACACGCCAAGGGCTCATTTTGGTGACGGGTCCGACCGGGTCGGGGAAATCGACAACATTGGCTGCGATGATCCGCTATATCAATGAATCAATGCGACGGCATATCATCACGTTGGAAGATCCGATCGAATATGTCCATCAACACGGAGCCTCCATCATCGATCAGAGGGAAGTCGGATTCGATACTGATTCCTTCGCGGCCGGCTTGCGGGCTGCATTGCGGCAGGATCCCGATGTCATACTTGTCGGGGAGATGCGGGATTTAGAGACGATTTCGACAGCTATTACCGCGGCAGAGACTGGTCACCTCGTCTTTGCGACACTGCATACATGGAGCGCGGCGTCGACAATCGACCGGATCATCGATGTATTTCCGCCAGGACAACAAGCGCAAATTCGCGTGCAATTGGCAGGCGTGTTGACAGCTGTCATATCCCAGCGTTTATTCTCGACAGCGGATCGACAAGGTAGACGGGCGGCGACCGAGATCATGATCAAGAACCCGGCAATCGCAAACTTGATCCGTACGGAGAAGGTTCATCAGATTCCGAACGTCATTCAGACGAATCGAGGGGCAGGGATGCATATGATGGCGATGTCCGTCAAAAACTTCCTTGATCAGGGGATCATCACGTATGAAAACGCTAGGCCTTATATAGAGGGTGAAGAGTAA
- a CDS encoding GspE/PulE family protein, which yields MATTRKRLGDLLVESGLITEEQLQSALAEKPRDQKLGDLLLQRGYITEQQLIEVLEFQLGIPHVNLFRYPFDPKLFNVVPKEFAKRNLLVPLKAEEDKLFVAMADPMDYITVDNLRLSTGFQIETAIASKDDILRTISKYYDEEAFDELFVEQPIEAGDPQEELTDLDSPIVRLVNQLMSSAVTQKASDIHIDPQENQVVIRFRVDGMLKNERFLPKYMQAMISARIKIMAKLDITEHRIPQDGRIKTTVDFRPIDLRVSTLPTVFGEKIVMRILDLSSSLNDLTKLGFNRINLERFLEQITKPNGIVLISGPTGSGKSSTLYAALNRLNTEEVNIITVEDPVEYQLEGINQIQVNPNVGLTFAAGLRSILRQDPDVVMVGEIRDRETVEIAIRAALTGHLVLSTIHTNDSIASITRLLDMGVEPFLVTSSLNAVIAQRLIRRVCRDCRKEMAATAREKEIFAKRGLEIETVMRGSGCPSCNMTGYRGRVAIHEVLVINDAIRDIINNNGSIAELKDAAIRNKTIFLIDDGLLKVKQGITTTEEVLRVSLIE from the coding sequence ATGGCGACAACACGAAAACGGTTAGGGGACCTGCTGGTGGAATCCGGCTTGATCACGGAGGAACAGCTTCAGTCCGCCTTGGCGGAAAAGCCCCGTGACCAGAAGCTCGGCGACCTTCTCCTGCAGCGCGGGTACATTACCGAGCAGCAGCTGATCGAGGTGCTCGAGTTTCAGTTGGGGATCCCGCATGTCAATCTGTTCCGTTATCCGTTTGATCCGAAGTTGTTCAACGTCGTACCGAAGGAATTCGCGAAACGGAATCTTCTTGTTCCTTTGAAAGCGGAAGAGGATAAATTGTTCGTCGCAATGGCGGATCCGATGGACTATATTACCGTTGACAATCTGCGCCTGTCGACGGGTTTCCAAATCGAGACGGCCATTGCCTCGAAGGACGATATTTTACGGACGATCTCCAAGTATTACGACGAAGAAGCGTTCGATGAGCTGTTCGTCGAGCAGCCGATTGAGGCGGGTGATCCTCAGGAGGAACTTACGGATCTGGATTCACCGATCGTTCGTCTCGTTAATCAGCTCATGTCATCCGCAGTCACTCAAAAGGCGAGCGACATCCATATCGATCCGCAGGAAAATCAAGTTGTCATCCGTTTCCGTGTGGACGGTATGCTGAAGAATGAACGATTCCTGCCGAAGTATATGCAGGCGATGATCAGCGCCCGTATTAAAATCATGGCGAAGCTTGACATCACCGAGCACCGGATTCCCCAAGATGGTCGAATCAAAACGACAGTTGATTTCCGTCCGATCGATCTTCGGGTTTCCACGTTGCCAACGGTGTTTGGCGAGAAAATCGTCATGCGGATTCTTGATTTAAGCAGTTCATTGAACGACTTGACGAAGCTCGGTTTCAATCGGATCAATTTGGAGCGTTTCCTCGAGCAGATTACAAAGCCGAACGGGATTGTCCTAATTTCCGGTCCTACCGGTTCCGGGAAATCGTCGACATTGTATGCGGCATTGAACCGACTGAACACGGAGGAAGTGAATATCATCACTGTCGAAGATCCAGTCGAATACCAACTTGAAGGAATCAATCAAATCCAAGTGAATCCGAATGTCGGGCTGACATTCGCGGCCGGATTGCGCTCGATTTTACGGCAGGATCCCGATGTTGTCATGGTCGGGGAGATCCGGGACCGGGAAACAGTGGAAATCGCAATCCGCGCAGCATTGACGGGACATCTTGTATTGAGCACCATCCATACGAACGACTCAATTGCTTCGATCACCCGGCTGCTTGATATGGGCGTCGAACCGTTCCTCGTGACGTCTTCTTTGAATGCGGTAATTGCCCAGCGGCTCATCCGGCGCGTCTGCCGGGATTGTAGAAAAGAGATGGCTGCAACTGCAAGGGAAAAAGAGATTTTCGCGAAAAGGGGCCTTGAGATTGAAACGGTCATGCGCGGTTCAGGCTGCCCGTCCTGCAATATGACGGGGTATCGGGGACGGGTTGCAATCCATGAAGTGCTCGTTATCAATGACGCGATTCGGGATATTATCAACAACAACGGATCGATTGCCGAGTTGAAGGATGCGGCGATCCGAAACAAGACGATCTTTTTGATTGACGACGGGTTGCTTAAAGTGAAGCAAGGGATCACGACGACGGAAGAAGTGCTTCGCGTCTCGTTGATTGAATAG
- a CDS encoding VanW family protein, giving the protein MNSKTFLRTFLAVLGATVFFYGFSSVGTLAYTKIVSPVKQFKENTYIGPFDVRGLDEHGAKDKLAGDFAELHGKLGAELTYQDSTVELPSELITYDVDRTVDRAVPGEENPIIAEVSQEGLRTVLDQHFSHLNWTDDDVETVSKGIESKLESGIVPVNVHITDFLDSTFGETEVASFAIEGIQFSSALEQLANEIDGTAIEFNTAFSIMEFAKMDETVTATNEDLTLLASALYGAVLRTNLDVVERNIGNALNPVVPAGFEAAINQQLGLDFVMRNPNHTPFRIKMEVTGDRIRAALVSLPLQYTYEPYVAKTEKFNPRTVRRYSASVPIGQVQHADEGRDGMEVTVNRQVLDDGTVVEDEPVSSDFYAPVPIIEVHPLQQQSDNDGTGADGDGGEIDNSEPLPDTNGSTNGSSNSSNGSGPSSSNGTSGTGSNERNSGNGSTNGTSNGASGGTGNDSNTKPGHTNGKPYVPPVDDGNRYDKGGNLIK; this is encoded by the coding sequence ATGAACAGTAAGACCTTTTTAAGAACTTTTCTGGCGGTGCTAGGTGCGACAGTTTTCTTCTACGGGTTTTCTTCTGTAGGTACTTTAGCGTACACGAAAATTGTTTCGCCCGTGAAGCAATTCAAGGAAAATACATACATAGGCCCGTTCGATGTTCGTGGCTTGGATGAGCATGGCGCGAAAGACAAGCTCGCCGGTGATTTTGCAGAGTTGCACGGAAAGCTCGGTGCTGAACTGACGTACCAGGACTCGACAGTGGAATTGCCTTCAGAGCTGATCACATACGACGTAGATCGGACAGTTGACCGCGCCGTTCCAGGTGAAGAGAATCCAATCATTGCTGAAGTATCGCAGGAAGGGCTTCGAACTGTCTTGGACCAGCATTTCTCCCATTTGAACTGGACGGATGATGATGTGGAGACGGTCTCAAAGGGAATCGAATCTAAACTGGAGAGCGGAATCGTCCCAGTAAACGTACATATCACTGACTTTCTCGACTCAACCTTTGGGGAAACGGAGGTAGCTTCTTTCGCGATTGAAGGGATTCAGTTTTCTTCCGCCTTGGAACAACTGGCGAACGAGATTGACGGGACTGCTATCGAGTTCAACACGGCATTCTCCATTATGGAGTTTGCAAAAATGGATGAAACGGTCACTGCAACGAACGAAGATTTGACTTTGCTTGCTTCCGCTTTATACGGAGCCGTTTTGCGTACAAATCTCGACGTCGTGGAGCGGAATATTGGCAATGCGTTGAATCCAGTCGTTCCGGCAGGTTTTGAAGCTGCAATCAATCAACAGCTTGGTCTTGACTTTGTAATGCGGAACCCGAATCATACGCCGTTCCGTATCAAGATGGAAGTTACAGGAGACCGAATCCGTGCGGCCCTCGTCAGTCTTCCATTGCAATATACATACGAGCCGTATGTAGCTAAGACGGAGAAATTCAACCCACGTACTGTCCGTCGCTATAGCGCTTCGGTACCTATTGGACAAGTGCAACATGCGGATGAAGGGCGTGACGGAATGGAAGTGACCGTCAATCGTCAGGTTTTGGATGACGGCACTGTTGTAGAGGATGAGCCTGTTTCATCGGATTTCTATGCTCCTGTACCGATTATCGAAGTTCATCCGCTCCAACAACAATCGGACAATGACGGAACTGGGGCAGATGGTGATGGTGGCGAAATTGACAATTCCGAACCGTTACCGGATACGAATGGTTCTACTAATGGATCAAGCAACAGTTCTAATGGATCTGGTCCAAGCTCTAGCAACGGGACAAGCGGCACAGGTTCTAATGAGAGGAATTCAGGGAATGGGTCTACCAATGGAACATCAAACGGAGCCTCCGGCGGAACGGGTAACGACTCAAACACGAAACCCGGCCATACGAACGGAAAACCTTATGTCCCACCAGTAGATGACGGAAATCGGTATGACAAAGGCGGCAATCTCATCAAATAA
- a CDS encoding prepilin-type N-terminal cleavage/methylation domain-containing protein produces MSNEKGITLVELLASLALLSMVVILIWTTFFITARYNIAETTKLQLQQEANYILTTIQQQHRYKECYNLKVEGQRLVLEDCDTGDRELVSSGFDYTLNPEEIDNINPDDEDLHFILSVKDPKEGSKLKVKVETTISRYRP; encoded by the coding sequence ATGAGCAACGAAAAAGGAATCACACTTGTTGAATTGCTTGCCAGTCTTGCACTCCTTTCCATGGTAGTAATTTTAATATGGACAACTTTCTTTATTACGGCTAGATATAACATTGCTGAAACGACAAAATTGCAACTTCAGCAAGAGGCCAATTACATATTAACTACCATTCAGCAACAACATAGGTATAAAGAGTGCTATAACTTAAAGGTAGAAGGTCAGAGATTGGTGTTAGAGGACTGTGATACTGGAGATAGAGAATTGGTTAGCTCGGGCTTTGATTATACTTTGAACCCTGAAGAAATAGATAATATCAATCCCGATGATGAAGATCTTCATTTTATCCTGTCCGTGAAGGACCCGAAAGAGGGAAGTAAATTAAAGGTGAAAGTAGAAACTACCATTTCACGATACAGGCCATGA
- a CDS encoding type IV pilus modification PilV family protein, which yields MHKHNRLQSQKGLTLVEVLAAIVILGIFFVGFMTVLPQMTNFNTKTEDKLKTMNLAKKELAELKVSRDRLLEDDVNVSDVKDEEDNLKIKRFIYEESPYQYEVDYYIKPDLDGDDQSVYGNNIDGMVSLNKLHIKVKKKGKVISETYGYILE from the coding sequence ATGCATAAACATAACAGACTGCAGAGTCAAAAAGGTCTGACTTTAGTGGAAGTATTGGCCGCTATTGTTATACTTGGGATTTTTTTTGTCGGATTCATGACCGTTCTTCCTCAAATGACCAACTTCAATACGAAGACAGAAGACAAGTTGAAGACGATGAATTTGGCTAAGAAGGAATTGGCGGAGTTAAAAGTTTCAAGGGATCGGTTACTGGAAGATGACGTCAATGTATCAGATGTCAAAGATGAAGAAGATAATTTGAAAATAAAACGTTTTATTTATGAGGAAAGCCCATACCAATATGAAGTGGATTACTATATTAAACCTGATTTAGACGGGGACGACCAAAGCGTATATGGCAATAATATAGATGGTATGGTCTCTCTTAATAAATTGCATATTAAAGTAAAGAAAAAAGGGAAAGTTATAAGTGAAACGTATGGTTACATTCTAGAGTAA
- a CDS encoding GGDEF domain-containing protein: MTRSRQWILFPVWLATVPSIIYLSWNHFPSQAIDPATFLLILAALICLALFPIQVNEIKITLDRWIVFAVFFLHGAFVEVIMMQIALVFLQWRTKSEIPPLQRFLINSTMFAVISVVSAFAFGLAGGTPGLLEYRTLVTAGILYAVVYSLMNSALLLVFSKLAGRSFRAMKKAATWDFLLTMLSLPLAISFCILAARLGNIAIFLTGIPAILILLVVQLYHKSDRLQAKLSSATEIGHELADRLMTEEVFETFIRKLRNVLEYDQAYLFDFHHQKKRTFIYSTDTGFLQNEACDFRDDPVHSFGGRIDLEEIRIYPNRKAVETLRPLEFEQTTGSVLTAPIHWKGKTEGVLMVASDRPYFFGELDKEIVQLLTGYFATAVTKAKLYEKTIEKSERCGLTKLHNLRYLLGRLDEEQVRYDNGEIGSISAIMMDIDHFKSINDTYGHQNGNDILVEFAKLLRGFAGEDRILARYGGEEFVLILPEMEKEEAILLAETIRAEVASLIFRIIPDLTENREPMDVQITLSLGVSAIPEDAKDRNHLLRNADRAMYIGGKQAGRNRVGVYGEELVGSLAAGGIKGC; this comes from the coding sequence TTGACAAGAAGTAGACAATGGATACTATTTCCTGTTTGGTTGGCAACCGTCCCGTCGATTATTTATTTGTCGTGGAATCATTTCCCTTCACAGGCAATCGACCCAGCCACTTTTCTACTAATTTTGGCAGCTCTCATTTGCCTCGCCCTATTTCCAATCCAGGTGAATGAAATCAAAATCACATTGGATCGATGGATAGTATTCGCTGTGTTCTTCCTGCACGGTGCGTTCGTAGAGGTGATCATGATGCAAATTGCGCTCGTCTTTTTACAATGGCGGACAAAATCGGAGATACCCCCATTGCAACGGTTCTTGATAAACTCGACAATGTTTGCGGTCATCTCTGTTGTAAGCGCTTTCGCATTCGGGCTGGCAGGGGGCACGCCCGGACTCTTGGAATATAGGACGCTTGTCACGGCAGGAATCCTCTATGCGGTCGTTTACTCATTGATGAATAGCGCATTATTATTGGTATTTTCCAAGTTGGCGGGCAGGTCGTTCCGTGCGATGAAAAAGGCGGCCACCTGGGATTTCCTGTTGACGATGCTGTCATTGCCATTGGCCATCTCTTTCTGCATATTGGCAGCACGTTTAGGGAATATCGCAATTTTTTTGACGGGGATCCCCGCCATCCTCATCTTGTTGGTTGTGCAGCTGTATCATAAATCGGATCGCCTACAAGCGAAATTATCGTCCGCAACGGAAATCGGCCATGAGCTGGCAGACCGGCTCATGACCGAGGAGGTTTTCGAGACGTTCATACGGAAATTACGGAATGTGTTGGAATATGACCAAGCTTATTTATTCGATTTTCATCATCAGAAGAAAAGAACGTTTATCTATAGTACGGATACAGGTTTTCTGCAGAACGAAGCTTGTGATTTTAGGGACGACCCTGTCCATTCATTCGGCGGCCGCATCGATTTGGAAGAGATCCGGATCTATCCGAATCGGAAAGCGGTCGAAACATTACGGCCGCTGGAATTCGAGCAGACTACCGGAAGCGTGTTGACAGCGCCGATCCATTGGAAAGGGAAGACGGAAGGTGTTTTGATGGTGGCTTCCGATCGACCCTATTTCTTCGGGGAGTTGGATAAAGAGATCGTCCAACTGTTGACCGGCTATTTCGCAACAGCTGTGACGAAAGCGAAATTATACGAAAAGACCATCGAGAAAAGCGAACGCTGCGGGTTGACCAAACTCCATAATCTGCGCTACTTGCTCGGCAGGTTGGATGAAGAACAGGTCCGCTATGATAATGGCGAGATTGGTTCCATTTCCGCAATCATGATGGACATCGACCATTTCAAATCCATCAACGACACATACGGGCACCAAAACGGCAATGACATCTTGGTGGAATTCGCAAAACTGCTGCGCGGATTCGCAGGGGAAGATCGGATACTGGCCCGCTACGGAGGTGAAGAATTCGTCCTGATCCTGCCGGAAATGGAAAAGGAAGAAGCGATCCTCCTCGCCGAAACCATCCGCGCAGAAGTCGCAAGCCTCATTTTCCGCATCATTCCCGACCTTACGGAAAACCGCGAACCAATGGATGTCCAAATCACCCTCAGCCTCGGCGTCTCCGCCATCCCAGAAGACGCCAAAGACAGAAATCACCTACTGCGCAATGCGGACCGTGCGATGTATATCGGCGGGAAGCAGGCGGGAAGGAATCGGGTGGGGGTTTATGGGGAAGAGTTGGTTGGGAGTTTGGCGGCGGGGGGAATTAAGGGTTGTTAG
- a CDS encoding sensor domain-containing diguanylate cyclase → MGKTRKSIVKSFFVWLLIVPVGSIYLYTAHPPPDLDRMAVFLFAALGFLTIYSTMDHRGRPVFLVLWLTIPAFLLYGVFVEMVIMQLAVLAFLLSENSRSIWYVLFFNSTIVFLLSISAAIAFHLAGGQIGAEAFWPTAFAVLAYQLTHTVLKEVLLRPFGFLQKDPRSFSDLERILIIARTFVIIPLALSLFYLIQSVGWGAFFLLGMPFFLIMIVIRLYTDREKSNYYLRQSGMIGRELSDLLDENEIMDRFVEKAADLFKMEYAILFDHQKNWLKVERYFDHSRYIQVDFVPLASGEGIAGRVLKKDKPVIYRSRDEWNYFTINRAPADMESMIGVPIKRNRQTEAVLLLAAKKKRAFNENQLKILDLLCSYFTVSIEKARYMQDAKLVGERCVLTKLYNYRYLEECLDREMQRVNDGSLAALSVIMLDIDHFKKVNDTHGHQGGNDILCALAEMLKARTPEGCTVGRYGGEEFVFIMPGWTQDDAYQFAENLRTEVAGHVFRLQSDLGEEEMQVEAQVTVSIGVSSAPEDADEAIALLRNADRALYIGAKQAGRNRVAAYRK, encoded by the coding sequence ATGGGGAAAACGAGAAAATCCATTGTGAAAAGCTTCTTCGTCTGGCTGTTGATCGTCCCTGTTGGTTCTATTTATCTATATACGGCTCATCCGCCCCCCGACTTGGACAGGATGGCCGTTTTCCTGTTCGCAGCTCTTGGTTTCCTCACCATTTATAGCACGATGGATCATCGAGGAAGGCCGGTGTTCCTAGTTCTATGGCTGACAATTCCTGCATTTTTATTATACGGCGTATTTGTCGAGATGGTCATCATGCAGCTGGCCGTTCTCGCATTTTTGTTATCGGAAAATTCGCGCTCCATTTGGTACGTTCTTTTCTTCAATTCGACAATTGTTTTTCTGCTCTCCATTTCGGCGGCAATAGCCTTCCACCTTGCCGGGGGCCAAATCGGAGCGGAGGCATTTTGGCCGACCGCTTTCGCCGTCTTGGCGTATCAGCTAACACATACCGTCTTGAAGGAAGTCCTTCTTAGACCTTTTGGATTTCTGCAAAAGGATCCGCGGTCATTTTCCGATTTGGAGAGGATTCTGATCATTGCCAGGACGTTTGTAATCATCCCGCTTGCTTTGTCTTTATTTTACCTGATCCAGTCGGTCGGGTGGGGGGCGTTCTTCCTGCTTGGCATGCCCTTCTTCCTCATCATGATTGTTATCCGGCTTTATACGGATAGAGAAAAAAGCAATTATTATTTACGGCAATCGGGGATGATCGGCCGCGAGCTATCTGATCTTTTGGATGAAAATGAAATCATGGATCGCTTCGTGGAAAAAGCGGCAGATCTGTTCAAGATGGAGTATGCGATTTTATTCGACCATCAAAAGAACTGGTTGAAGGTGGAACGGTATTTTGACCATAGCCGGTATATCCAAGTGGATTTTGTCCCCTTGGCGTCGGGCGAGGGGATTGCCGGAAGGGTGTTGAAGAAGGACAAACCTGTTATTTACCGGAGCCGGGACGAGTGGAATTATTTCACGATTAATCGAGCGCCGGCTGATATGGAAAGCATGATCGGCGTGCCAATCAAACGTAACCGGCAAACGGAAGCCGTGCTATTATTGGCAGCCAAGAAAAAGCGGGCTTTCAATGAAAACCAATTGAAAATCCTCGATCTGCTCTGTTCCTATTTCACCGTTTCAATCGAAAAGGCGCGTTATATGCAAGACGCAAAACTAGTTGGTGAACGGTGTGTATTGACCAAGCTATATAACTATCGATATTTGGAAGAATGTCTGGACCGGGAGATGCAGCGAGTGAATGACGGGTCGCTAGCAGCCCTGTCCGTCATCATGCTCGATATCGACCATTTCAAAAAGGTGAATGATACGCATGGGCATCAGGGGGGCAATGATATCCTCTGTGCGCTAGCGGAAATGCTGAAGGCGCGTACACCGGAGGGATGTACAGTAGGGCGTTATGGAGGAGAGGAATTCGTCTTTATCATGCCGGGCTGGACGCAGGATGACGCATATCAATTCGCGGAGAATCTCCGAACGGAAGTGGCCGGACATGTTTTCCGTCTGCAATCGGATTTGGGCGAAGAAGAGATGCAGGTGGAAGCGCAAGTTACAGTAAGCATCGGTGTATCATCGGCCCCCGAAGATGCAGATGAAGCCATCGCCTTGTTGCGGAACGCGGATCGGGCCTTGTATATCGGCGCGAAACAAGCGGGGCGGAACCGGGTGGCAGCCTATCGGAAATGA